In a single window of the Mus musculus strain C57BL/6J chromosome 6, GRCm38.p6 C57BL/6J genome:
- the Kcna6 gene encoding potassium voltage-gated channel subfamily A member 6 isoform X1, with protein sequence MRSEKSLTLAAPGEVRGPEGEQQDAGEFQEAEGGGGCCSSERLVINISGLRFETQLRTLSLFPDTLLGDPGRRVRFFDPLRNEYFFDRNRPSFDAILYYYQSGGRLRRPVNVPLDIFMEEIRFYQLGEEALAAFREDEGCLPEGGEDEKPLPSQPFQRQVWLLFEYPESSGPARGIAIVSVLVILISIVIFCLETLPQFRADGRGGSNEGSGTRLSPASRSHEEEDEDEDSYAFPGSIPSGGLGTGGTSSLSTLGGSFFTDPFFLVETLCIVWFTFELLVRFSACPSKAAFFRNIMNIIDLVAIFPYFITLGTELVQRHEQQSVSGGSGQNGQQAMSLAILRVIRLVRVFRIFKLSRHSKGLQILGKTLQASMRELGLLIFFLFIGVILFSSAVYFAEADDVDSLFPSIPDAFWWAVVTMTTVGYGDMYPMTVGGKIVGSLCAIAGVLTIALPVPVIVSNFNYFYHRETEQEEQGQYTHVTCGQPTPDLKATDNGLGKPDFAEASRERRPSYLPTPHRAYAEKRMLTEV encoded by the coding sequence ATGAGATCGGAGAAATCCCTGACGCTGGCGGCGCCGGGGGAGGTCCGTGGGCCGGAGGGGGAGCAACAGGATGCGGGTGAGTTCCAGGAGGCCGAGGGCGGCGGCGGCTGCTGTAGTAGTGAGAGGTTGGTGATCAACATCTCCGGGCTGCGCTTCGAGACGCAGCTGCGCACCCTGTCGCTGTTCCCTGACACGCTGCTAGGAGACCCTGGCCGCAGAGTCCGTTTCTTTGACCCCTTGAGGAACGAGTACTTCTTTGACCGCAACCGACCCAGCTTCGACGCTATCCTTTATTACTATCAATCTGGAGGTCGCCTGCGCAGGCCTGTTAATGTGCCCCTGGACATTTTTATGGAAGAGATCCGCTTCTATCAGTTGGGAGAGGAAGCCCTGGCGGCCTTCCGGGAGGATGAGGGTTGCCTGCCCGAAGGTGGCGAGGATGAGAAACCACTCCCCTCCCAGCCTTTCCAGCGACAGGTCTGGCTTCTCTTTGAGTACCCGGAGAGTTCCGGGCCCGCCCGAGGCATCGCCATCGTCTCAGTATTGGTCATCCTCATCTCCATCGTCATCTTTTGCCTGGAGACCTTGCCTCAATTCCGTGCAGATGGGCGCGGTGGAAGCAACGAGGGTAGTGGGACCCGCTTGTCTCCGGCCTCCAGGAGCCacgaggaagaagatgaggatgaagattCCTATGCATTTCCTGGTAGCATTCCCTCTGGGGGGTTGGGGACTGGAGGAACATCTTCACTTAGTACTCTCGGGGGTTCTTTCTTCACAGACCCCTTCTTCTTGGTGGAAACTCTGTGTATCGTCTGGTTCACGTTTGAGCTCCTGGTGCGCTTCTCTGCCTGTCCCAGCAAGGCGGCCTTCTTTCGCAATATCATGAACATCATTGACTTGGTGGCCATTTTCCCCTACTTTATCACCTTGGGCACCGAGCTAGTGCAACGTCACGAGCAGCAGTCTGTGAGTGGTGGCAGTGGTCAGAATGGGCAGCAGGCCATGTCCCTAGCCATCCTCAGGGTGATCCGCCTGGTCCGGGTGTTCCGAATCTTCAAGCTCTCCCGCCATTCCAAGGGGCTGCAGATCCTGGGTAAGACCTTACAGGCGTCCATGCGGGAGCTCGGGctgctcatcttcttcctcttcatcggAGTCATCCTCTTTTCCAGCGCTGTCTACTTCGCAGAGGCTGATGATGTTGACTCGCTCTTCCCTAGCATCCCAGATGCCTTCTGGTGGGCTGTGGTTACAATGACCACGGTAGGTTATGGGGACATGTACCCCATGACGGTAGGGGGCAAGATTGTGGGCTCACTGTGCGCCATTGCTGGGGTCCTCACCATTGCATTACCGGTACCGGTCATTGTCTCCAATTTCAACTACTTCTACCACCGAGAGACGGAGCAGGAGGAGCAAGGCCAGTATACCCACGTCACTTGTGGGCAGCCCACTCCGGACTTGAAGGCAACGGACAATGGGCTTGGCAAACCTGACTTTGCCGAGGCTTCACGGGAACGCCGGCCCAGCTACCTTCCGACTCCACATCGAGCTTATGCGGAGAAAAGGATGCTCACCGAGGTTTGA